One Brassica napus cultivar Da-Ae chromosome C4, Da-Ae, whole genome shotgun sequence genomic region harbors:
- the LOC125586142 gene encoding uncharacterized protein LOC125586142: MPSHRWDPGIDGGVVLGKRNHKGRSKGISFRGSSSNLRCCGSGTGNWFKRIFWKSRTSAKWISILAIIPVNSHDYLGTGGLEWLTGKWVLWLVSLNQPQKTELIIETDLKGNHILAGADVRRLIWHVEEFGVFSRIASLLLVFLKNTNSRCQGSLEGICGVERRESSRFFILVLLANDRVGDIGLSMFMFSGYWSYKEDTFIFLVYMLPFYIDWGKEMDVFFRVFVGIWESLDWRVRNIYVRNGIFSPMLIAQREEFSFLLQVKKLSCVGFFVLVPARVLSLLVDGVVSSMAPACLELQAIPLCLLRSRHSGFCTLDESIATVQIGPDLYFVLGSAELGYSLTLGSRINCLRISLGSCHEVSSGFAGFVLRIGVVDPCWVRVESFGSKRRRGIRVRTLKRRRESRVRA; the protein is encoded by the exons ATGCCTTCTCACCGATGGGATCCAGGAATTGACGGCGGGGTTGTGTTAGGAAAGAGGAATCATAAAGGGCGGAGTAAAGGAATTTCATTCAGGGGATCTTCTTCAAATCTCCGATGTTGTGGATCGGGTACAGGAAATTGGTTTAAACGGATTTTTTGGAAATCAAGGACATCTGCGAAATGGATCTCGATATTGGCAATTATACCGGTGAATTCGCATGATTACTTAG GGACTGGGGGCTTGGAGTGGTTAACAGGGAAATGGGTTCTCTGGTTGGTCTCATTAAACCAACCACAGAAAACAGAGTTGATCATAGAAACGGACCTTAAGGGGAATCACATTTTGGCTGGAGCTGATGTAAGGAGGCTTATCTGGCACGTCGAGGAGTTCGGCGTTTTTTCTAGAATTGCATCACTGCTGCtcgtttttcttaaaaatacaaattcaaGGTGCCAAGGATCTTTGGAAGGGATATGTGGCGTGGAAAGGAGAGAGAGCTCACGTTTTTTTATTCTAGTTTTGTTAGCAAATGATCGTGTTGGTGATATTGGGTTGAGTATGTTCATGTTTTCGGGGTATTGGAGTTATAAAGAAGACACTTTCATTTTTCTTGTGTATATGTTACCGTTTTATATAGATTGGGGCAAGGAGATGGATGTATTTTTCAGGGTCTTTGTTGGGATATGGGAATCTTTGGATTGGAGGGTACGTAACATATACGTAAGGAATGGAATCTTCTCGCCCATGTTGATAGCTCAGAGGGAggagttttcttttctattacaA GTGAAGAAGTTGTCGTGTGTcggtttctttgttttggttcCGGCGCGTGTGCTCTCGCTTCTCGTTGACGGCGTAGTGTCGTCTATGGCTCCGGCTTGTCTCGAGTTGCAGGCTATTCCTCTTTGTCTTCTCCGGTCACGGCATTCTGGTTTCTGCACTCTTGATGAATCGATCGCGACGGTTCAGATTGGA CCCGATTTGTATTTTGTTCTTGGTAGTGCCGAGTTAGGTTACTCGCTCACTTTAGGATCTAGAATTAACTGTCTTAGGATTTCGCTGGGTTCGTGTCATGAAGTGTCGTCAGGCTTTGCTGGGTTCGTGCTAAGGATAGGTGTCGTCGATCCTTGCTGGGTTCGTGTGGAGAGCTTCGGCTCAAAGCGTCGTCGGGGGATCAGGGTTCGTACCTTGAAGCGTCGTCGAGAGTCTAGGGTTCGTGCTTAA
- the LOC106392115 gene encoding transcription factor bHLH18, producing MATTMNVFSTKWSSEMDTEEYSIIHQSHMNSFLGDFPQSLSLDDTTTCYNFDASCDDDLVEEKPSKILKTTQVLPKLHPYPSYNPPPQSQPSSRILSFEKTGLKVMNHNSPNLIFSPKQEAGSPDLIARGTKRAQPLARSHSNAQDHILAERKRREKLTQRFVALSALIPGLKKMDKASVLGDAIKHIKYLQESVKEYEEQKKERTMESMVLVKKSQLVLDENHQLSSSSSEGNRDCSSSNLPEMEVKVSGKDVLIKILCEKQKSNLIKIMAEIERLGLSITNSSVLPFGPTFDISIIAQKTSDFDMKVEDVVKSLSCCLS from the exons ATGGCCACAACGATGAACGTATTCTCTACAAAATGGTCCTCTGAAATG GATACAGAGGAGTATAGCATCATCCACCAATCCCACATGAACTCATTCTTAGGAGATTTCCcacaatctctctctcttgatgATACTACCACTTGTTACAACTTTGATGCTTCTTGTGATGATGATTTGGTCGAAGAGAAACCTTCTAAGATCCTCAAGACCACTCAAGTATTACCAAAGTTACATCCATATCCTTCTTACAATCCTCCTCCACAATCTCAGCCATCTTCTAGAATTCTTTCTTTCGAAAAGACGGGATTGAAAGTAATGAATCACAACTCTCCAAACTTAATATTTAGCCCCAAGCAAGAAGCTGGATCACCAGATCTGATAGCAAGAGGGACAAAGAGGGCTCAACCCTTAGCTCGAAGCCATTCAAATGCTCAAGATCACATACTCGCCGAGAGAAAACGGAGAGAAAAACTTACTCAAAGATTCGTAGCTCTTTCCGCCCTGATTCCTGGTCTAAAGAAG ATGGACAAGGCTTCAGTGTTGGGAGATGCAATAAAGCATATAAAGTACCTCCAAGAGAGTGTGAAAGAGTATgaagaacaaaagaaagaaagaacaatGGAATCAATGGTTCTTGTGAAGAAATCTCAGTTGGTTTTGGATGAAAATCATcaattatcatcatcttcctcagaaGGAAATCGTGACTGCTCGAGCTCAAATCTTCCTGAGATGGAAGTTAAGGTTTCGGGAAAAGATGTTCTTATTAAGATCCTATGCGAGAAGCAAAAGAGTAATCTGATCAAGATTATGGCTGAGATTGAGAGGCTTGGTTTGTCTATCACCAACAGCAGTGTCTTGCCATTTGGACCCACTTTCGACATCTCCATCATCGCTCAG AAGACGAGCGATTTTGATATGAAAGTTGAGGACGTTGTGAAGAGCTTGAGTTGTTGTTTATCATAG